The Prevotella melaninogenica genome has a segment encoding these proteins:
- a CDS encoding BACON domain-containing protein, whose product MKKIFNICLLLAVTAGFVACSDDNDAGSNYLREKPVQVVNSKLTFTAAAQKGGVKFTAPAGSTVSVSDSWATAQLQNDSIVVSVTNNPAIDSRSAVLTIRNGKDSTNLPILQAGALFKYKGAKYYAVSDKDTTLTLPYTALGAEPSMELADAADASGVTSIENKDSAFVAHIGANTTGEIRTFSLVLKNQENRDTITVTQGGIDDLAGKTYSLYGYDLLKMTSSTTDINTLVTQIVGTLEKKSDTELTFNSSDTGMKMTLTFDPAKVSLSLKAGEYVLSKRVNDTTYFYRTAIWDINHYGTFMKLIRQKTEAHNAGQVSDAEFATFQKVVPGIYNYYASNQLTMTARMSYSKAKNMVAGILEDSGKNAAYIKSLTYLGSLNFPLNSFNGNVFAIYKYNQQGSQLYLNGPLFLLQPVMLSIL is encoded by the coding sequence ATGAAAAAGATATTTAATATTTGTCTTCTCCTTGCTGTTACTGCAGGCTTCGTTGCCTGCAGTGACGACAACGATGCAGGTAGTAATTACTTGCGTGAGAAACCTGTGCAGGTAGTAAACTCAAAACTTACCTTTACTGCTGCGGCACAGAAGGGTGGGGTGAAGTTTACTGCACCTGCTGGCTCAACCGTCTCTGTCAGTGATTCATGGGCAACAGCTCAGCTGCAGAACGATTCTATCGTAGTCAGTGTTACTAACAACCCAGCCATTGACAGTCGCTCTGCTGTGTTGACAATCAGGAATGGTAAGGATTCTACTAATCTGCCAATCTTGCAGGCTGGAGCTCTTTTCAAGTACAAAGGTGCTAAGTATTACGCTGTGAGTGATAAGGATACAACCCTCACTCTTCCTTATACTGCATTAGGTGCTGAGCCTTCTATGGAGCTTGCTGATGCTGCCGATGCTTCTGGTGTGACATCAATTGAGAATAAGGACTCTGCTTTCGTGGCACATATCGGAGCTAACACAACAGGTGAGATTCGTACTTTCTCACTCGTTTTGAAGAACCAAGAGAATCGTGATACTATCACTGTAACACAGGGTGGCATTGACGACCTCGCAGGTAAGACCTATAGCCTCTATGGTTATGACCTTCTTAAGATGACCTCATCTACAACTGATATTAACACATTGGTTACGCAGATTGTTGGTACACTTGAGAAGAAATCTGACACCGAGTTGACCTTTAATTCAAGTGATACGGGTATGAAGATGACGCTCACCTTTGATCCTGCTAAGGTGTCATTGTCATTGAAGGCTGGCGAATATGTTCTTTCAAAGAGAGTTAATGATACCACTTATTTCTACAGAACTGCTATTTGGGACATCAATCATTATGGTACATTCATGAAGCTTATTCGTCAGAAGACTGAAGCACATAATGCAGGTCAGGTGAGTGATGCTGAATTTGCTACATTCCAGAAGGTCGTTCCGGGTATTTACAACTATTATGCGTCAAATCAGTTGACAATGACAGCAAGAATGTCTTACTCTAAGGCGAAAAATATGGTTGCTGGTATTCTTGAGGATAGTGGTAAGAATGCCGCTTACATAAAGAGCTTAACGTATTTAGGATCTTTAAATTTCCCTCTTAATTCATTTAATGGAAACGTCTTTGCAATCTATAAGTACAACCAGCAGGGAAGCCAATTATATCTTAACGGTCCTCTGTTCTTGCTTCAGCCTGTGATGCTTTCCATCCTTTAA
- a CDS encoding DUF4302 domain-containing protein has protein sequence MKANKLFIYLLLALPALFLQSCQTEEENVFGKPYSERMDEFLQKAQETLVASQYGWALDYYPQRNQAYGGVAYTIKFTNDNAIVRYENNPDDGEVKSLYKMKEDDGPVLSFDTYNTFLHIYATPKDGEYRGKEGDFEFVIDSIGADRIKIHGKRSLNTMYLNKLSGEASEYIEKVTELTNLFVFSDVALTIGGKPYTLVVTDKNNRQLAIYDGAKVVAESAYAFTDKGIRLYEPIMLNGVQLYDLTFDKATAKFTGTGVESTVSNVDVNLIAKMIGAINASNGEKTITKTIPYLNKLDITCDASWLHLSKDGDKLTIKVDANPIATNARGAKLKISNGIKESQVQIMQFDLSALMGTYELTMTSYVSKDGKKGFFENTRTARLRYVGSGANRKFYLNVHSDYGSDYVFPLTYVASANAFLMQSGQKVLTVQGRNVTYNIGNAFNIDEKSGTGTGTGAYNLISFTVADNGDISASLCGPLFSISNGQAQYTGLTTERIILWAYSGEPFTSENLVSWWDMWTNPVITKKASTSSSAKPSILPEDSFDNTASVLMPQYLPNRVARFDVDWNSFLTISTASQVKLNK, from the coding sequence ATGAAAGCAAATAAATTATTTATATATCTCCTACTTGCCTTGCCAGCTCTTTTCCTTCAGTCATGCCAGACAGAAGAAGAGAATGTCTTTGGAAAGCCTTACTCTGAGCGTATGGATGAATTCCTTCAGAAGGCACAGGAGACGTTGGTGGCATCGCAATATGGCTGGGCTTTAGACTATTATCCACAGAGAAACCAGGCTTATGGTGGCGTGGCTTATACGATTAAGTTCACTAATGACAATGCGATTGTACGCTATGAGAACAATCCTGATGATGGTGAAGTAAAGTCATTGTATAAGATGAAAGAAGACGATGGACCAGTTTTGTCGTTTGATACTTACAATACTTTCCTCCACATCTATGCAACTCCAAAGGATGGTGAGTATCGCGGTAAGGAAGGCGACTTCGAGTTTGTTATTGATAGTATTGGTGCTGACCGCATCAAGATTCACGGCAAGCGTTCGTTGAATACTATGTATCTCAATAAACTCTCTGGCGAAGCTTCAGAATATATAGAGAAGGTAACAGAACTTACCAACCTCTTTGTTTTCTCTGATGTAGCTCTTACCATTGGTGGAAAGCCTTACACACTCGTTGTTACCGATAAGAACAATCGTCAGTTAGCTATCTATGATGGTGCTAAGGTTGTTGCTGAGTCTGCTTATGCCTTTACAGATAAGGGAATCCGTTTGTATGAGCCTATTATGTTGAATGGCGTACAGTTATACGACTTAACATTTGATAAGGCTACTGCTAAGTTCACTGGAACTGGTGTGGAGTCTACTGTTTCTAATGTTGATGTAAATCTCATTGCGAAGATGATAGGTGCTATCAACGCTTCTAATGGTGAAAAGACTATTACTAAGACCATTCCATATCTTAACAAACTCGACATCACTTGTGATGCATCATGGCTTCACCTCTCTAAGGATGGTGATAAACTTACTATTAAGGTAGATGCTAATCCTATTGCAACGAATGCACGTGGTGCAAAACTTAAGATTTCAAATGGTATAAAAGAGTCACAGGTTCAGATTATGCAGTTCGACCTTTCTGCACTCATGGGTACTTATGAGCTCACGATGACCTCATATGTATCAAAGGATGGAAAGAAAGGCTTCTTTGAGAATACACGTACAGCACGATTGAGATATGTAGGTTCTGGTGCGAACCGCAAGTTCTACCTCAATGTTCATAGTGATTATGGTTCAGACTATGTATTCCCATTGACCTATGTGGCTTCTGCTAATGCTTTCTTGATGCAGAGTGGACAGAAGGTGCTGACCGTACAAGGCAGAAACGTTACCTATAATATTGGTAATGCCTTTAATATTGATGAAAAGAGTGGTACAGGTACAGGCACAGGTGCTTACAACCTAATTTCCTTCACAGTAGCAGATAATGGCGATATCAGTGCTTCACTCTGTGGACCATTGTTCAGCATCTCTAATGGACAGGCACAGTATACTGGTTTGACTACTGAGCGTATCATTCTCTGGGCTTATAGTGGCGAACCATTCACCTCTGAGAATCTTGTAAGTTGGTGGGATATGTGGACTAATCCAGTAATCACCAAGAAGGCTTCTACATCTTCATCTGCCAAGCCTTCTATCTTGCCAGAGGATTCGTTCGACAATACAGCGTCTGTATTGATGCCACAGTATCTACCAAACCGTGTTGCACGCTTCGATGTAGACTGGAATTCATTCCTCACAATATCTACAGCGTCTCAAGTAAAACTAAACAAGTAA
- a CDS encoding SusC/RagA family TonB-linked outer membrane protein has translation MEKRITLFLFGLILSLGTAFGQAKINGTVVSQDDGEAVIGASVMVQGTTTGTVTDIDGHFTIDVPAGKKLVVSYIGMVTQTVTAKDGMKVVLSNDNHQLTEVVVTGMTQQDKRLFSGAATKIDASKAKLDGMADVSRSLEGRAAGVSVQNVSGTFGTAPKIRVRGNTSIFGSSKPLWVVDGVIMEDIANVDASSLSSGDAKTLISSAIAGLNADDIESFQILKDGSATSIYGARAMAGVIVVTTKKGKAGQSHLSYTGEYTLRLKPSYKNFNIMNSQDQMEVYRELEKKGYLNYAEIANASTSGVYGRMYQLISEYDATKGQFGLENTQDARNAYLRAAEYRNTDWFDQLFSSSIMHNHSVSASGGTDKGQYYASLSAMYDPGWYKSSRVQRYTGNINTTYNINKQVGLNLIANASYRKQRAPGSLSRTIDPSTGAVSRAFDINPYSYSLNTSRTLDPTESYTRNYAPFNIFNELNNNYMDLNVHDFRIQTSIDYKPITKLKLTALVAVKSAASTMEHVVRENSNQALAYRAMGTTTIRDANPYLYTDPDNPFALPESILKEGGILDRTGNDFFGWDTRLSAAYNDVFNDTHIVNLYAGVESNSVDRKATFDREWGMMFDAGEIAKLNYRAFKMFQEQGSDYYSLSNTHIRSLAYFGTGTYSYKGRYQMTGTFRYEGTNYLGKATSARWLPTYNVSGAWNAHEEEWFNKVFKQALTHATFRLSYSLTGDRPPVTNSLPIFTATVPWRPFTSIQETGYDEQFGNKNLTYEKKREFNLGFDFGFLDNRINLTTDFYWRRNSDLIGYVNHPQLGSYNLANVASMKSNGMELSLNTHNIKTKDFSWESNFIFSWTHNEITSLFTHARVIDLVQGTGYSLVGYPVNSIFSIPFAGLDGEGLPTFMNEDGRRTISGLNLQERDQEKIKYLKFEGPADPTTTGSFGNVFRYKNWDLNVFVTYSFGNKVRLNPVFSNRYDDMDALPKEYRNRGAYSGEHALTNIPVIASRRQNRNNSQLDVAYNAYNYSDVRIAKGDFIRMKEISLGYTFPAAMIRTIGISSLALKLQATNLFLFYSDKKLNGQDPEFFNTGGVAAPVPKQFTLTLRLGL, from the coding sequence ATGGAGAAAAGAATTACTCTCTTTTTGTTTGGTCTTATCCTGTCATTAGGAACAGCATTTGGTCAGGCAAAGATTAACGGAACCGTAGTTTCTCAGGACGATGGAGAAGCCGTTATCGGAGCATCTGTCATGGTACAAGGTACTACGACGGGTACAGTTACCGATATTGATGGTCACTTCACTATCGACGTTCCTGCAGGAAAGAAACTCGTAGTCAGTTACATTGGTATGGTCACTCAGACCGTAACAGCAAAAGATGGCATGAAGGTTGTCCTCTCTAATGACAATCATCAGCTTACTGAGGTCGTCGTAACGGGTATGACCCAGCAAGACAAACGCCTCTTCTCTGGTGCTGCTACCAAGATTGATGCTTCAAAAGCTAAGCTCGATGGTATGGCAGACGTGAGCCGTTCACTCGAAGGTCGTGCTGCTGGTGTGAGCGTTCAGAATGTGTCTGGTACGTTTGGTACTGCTCCTAAGATTCGTGTTCGTGGTAACACGTCAATCTTCGGTTCATCAAAACCTTTGTGGGTTGTGGATGGTGTCATCATGGAAGACATTGCCAATGTTGATGCAAGTTCGTTGTCATCAGGTGATGCAAAGACTTTGATTTCTTCTGCTATTGCAGGATTGAATGCTGATGACATTGAAAGTTTCCAGATTCTGAAGGACGGTTCTGCTACATCTATCTATGGTGCTCGTGCTATGGCAGGTGTGATTGTTGTAACAACAAAGAAAGGTAAGGCTGGTCAGAGCCATTTGAGCTATACCGGTGAGTACACCCTCCGTTTGAAGCCAAGCTATAAGAACTTTAATATCATGAACTCACAGGACCAGATGGAGGTTTATCGTGAGTTGGAGAAGAAGGGCTATTTGAATTATGCTGAGATTGCTAACGCCTCTACAAGTGGTGTTTATGGTCGTATGTATCAGCTCATCTCTGAGTATGACGCTACTAAGGGACAGTTCGGTCTTGAAAATACACAGGATGCACGTAACGCTTATCTGCGTGCTGCTGAGTATCGCAATACTGACTGGTTCGACCAACTTTTCTCAAGTTCAATCATGCACAACCACTCTGTAAGTGCTTCTGGTGGTACAGACAAGGGTCAGTACTATGCTTCACTCTCTGCGATGTATGATCCGGGATGGTATAAGTCAAGCCGTGTTCAGCGTTACACAGGTAACATCAACACGACTTACAACATTAATAAGCAGGTAGGTTTGAACCTTATCGCTAATGCTTCTTACCGTAAGCAGAGAGCTCCAGGTTCGTTGAGCCGTACGATTGACCCATCAACAGGTGCTGTTAGTCGTGCTTTCGATATCAACCCTTACTCTTATTCTTTGAACACTTCACGTACACTCGACCCAACCGAGTCATATACACGTAACTATGCTCCGTTCAACATCTTCAATGAGTTGAACAATAACTACATGGACTTGAATGTACACGACTTCCGTATACAGACAAGTATTGACTATAAGCCAATAACAAAGTTGAAGCTTACTGCTTTGGTAGCTGTTAAGAGTGCTGCTTCAACGATGGAACATGTCGTTCGTGAAAACTCTAATCAGGCTTTGGCTTATCGTGCAATGGGTACAACAACTATCCGCGATGCCAATCCTTATCTTTATACTGATCCTGACAACCCATTTGCTCTTCCAGAGTCAATCCTCAAAGAGGGTGGTATTCTTGACAGAACAGGTAACGACTTCTTTGGTTGGGATACCCGTCTTTCTGCTGCTTACAACGATGTATTCAATGATACACACATCGTGAACCTCTATGCTGGTGTTGAGAGTAATAGCGTTGACCGTAAAGCTACTTTCGACCGTGAGTGGGGTATGATGTTTGATGCTGGTGAGATTGCTAAGCTGAACTATCGTGCATTCAAGATGTTCCAGGAGCAGGGTTCTGACTACTATAGTTTGTCAAATACCCACATTCGCAGTCTTGCTTACTTCGGTACAGGTACCTATTCTTATAAGGGTCGCTATCAGATGACTGGTACTTTCCGTTATGAGGGTACTAACTATTTGGGTAAGGCTACATCAGCTCGTTGGTTGCCAACCTATAACGTTTCTGGTGCATGGAACGCACATGAGGAAGAATGGTTTAATAAGGTGTTTAAGCAGGCGTTGACACATGCTACATTCCGCTTGAGCTACTCACTTACTGGTGACCGTCCTCCTGTAACTAACTCATTGCCAATCTTTACAGCAACAGTGCCTTGGCGTCCATTTACTTCTATTCAGGAGACTGGATACGATGAGCAGTTCGGTAATAAGAACCTTACCTACGAGAAGAAGCGTGAGTTCAACCTTGGTTTCGACTTTGGATTCCTTGACAACCGAATCAATCTTACAACTGATTTCTACTGGCGTCGCAATAGTGACCTTATTGGTTACGTGAACCATCCACAGTTGGGCTCTTATAACCTTGCTAACGTTGCTTCAATGAAGTCTAATGGTATGGAGCTTTCATTGAATACACATAACATCAAGACAAAGGACTTCAGTTGGGAATCTAACTTCATCTTCTCATGGACACACAATGAGATTACAAGTCTCTTCACCCATGCACGTGTTATCGACCTCGTACAGGGAACTGGTTACAGTCTTGTAGGTTATCCTGTAAACTCTATCTTTAGCATTCCGTTTGCTGGACTCGATGGTGAGGGTTTGCCTACATTCATGAACGAGGATGGTAGAAGAACTATCTCTGGTCTTAACCTCCAGGAGCGTGATCAGGAGAAGATTAAGTATCTGAAGTTCGAAGGTCCTGCCGACCCAACTACAACGGGTTCATTTGGTAACGTCTTCCGTTATAAGAACTGGGACCTCAACGTATTCGTTACTTATAGCTTTGGAAATAAGGTTCGTTTGAACCCTGTCTTCAGTAACCGCTATGACGATATGGATGCTCTGCCTAAGGAGTACCGAAATCGTGGGGCATACAGTGGTGAGCATGCTCTGACTAATATCCCTGTAATTGCTTCACGTCGTCAGAACCGCAACAACTCACAGTTGGATGTAGCTTATAATGCTTATAACTATTCTGATGTTCGTATCGCAAAGGGTGACTTCATTCGTATGAAGGAAATCTCATTGGGTTACACTTTCCCTGCAGCAATGATTAGAACTATTGGCATTAGCAGTTTAGCTTTGAAGCTTCAGGCAACTAACCTCTTCCTCTTCTATTCAGATAAGAAACTGAACGGTCAGGATCCAGAGTTCTTCAATACAGGTGGTGTGGCTGCGCCAGTTCCAAAGCAGTTCACCTTGACATTGAGATTAGGTCTTTAA
- a CDS encoding zinc-binding metallopeptidase has product MKKNILALSLLAAVAAGFTACSDDNLSSESVIKPSKTANTVFDKWLYKNFVVPYNIQIQWRYEDNESDMSYYDVPADSAQSVQLAHIVKYTCVEAYTEAAGIDFTRRFFPKLFSFLGEFEYENNGNIKLGTAEGGKKIRLLGVNHLDRFKNNRTYLDEYYLKTIHHEFVHIVNQTKDYPREFGKVTPTGYVNDSWSSEKYGTGYEKRGFVTAYSQKEEREDFAEVVSTYIISTDAQWKALLKRATVVDANGAAVEDQPGVTAIEKKLEIAKRYYKETFNVDLEKVRDAVIERENNVVSGAYNLTNLNY; this is encoded by the coding sequence ATGAAGAAAAACATATTAGCTTTATCGCTATTGGCGGCAGTGGCAGCAGGCTTCACTGCTTGTTCAGACGATAATTTGTCAAGCGAGAGCGTTATCAAGCCTTCCAAGACGGCAAACACTGTCTTTGACAAGTGGCTGTACAAGAACTTCGTAGTACCTTATAACATTCAAATCCAGTGGCGTTATGAGGACAATGAGTCGGATATGTCTTACTATGATGTACCAGCCGATTCAGCTCAGTCAGTACAGTTAGCGCATATCGTGAAGTACACTTGTGTTGAGGCTTATACCGAAGCAGCAGGTATTGATTTCACACGTCGCTTCTTCCCAAAGCTCTTTAGCTTCTTGGGTGAGTTCGAATATGAGAACAATGGTAATATAAAACTCGGTACTGCTGAGGGTGGAAAAAAGATTCGTCTCTTGGGTGTTAACCATCTTGATAGATTCAAGAACAACCGCACCTACTTGGATGAATACTACCTCAAGACGATTCACCACGAGTTTGTTCACATCGTTAACCAGACAAAGGACTACCCACGTGAGTTTGGTAAGGTAACCCCAACGGGTTATGTTAATGACTCATGGAGTTCTGAGAAGTATGGAACAGGCTATGAGAAGCGTGGCTTCGTTACAGCCTACTCACAGAAGGAAGAGCGTGAGGACTTTGCTGAGGTGGTAAGTACTTACATTATCTCTACCGATGCACAGTGGAAGGCTCTCCTCAAGAGAGCAACCGTTGTGGATGCGAATGGTGCAGCTGTAGAAGATCAGCCAGGTGTAACAGCTATTGAGAAGAAGCTCGAGATTGCTAAACGTTACTATAAGGAGACCTTTAATGTCGACCTTGAGAAGGTGCGTGATGCTGTCATTGAGCGTGAGAACAACGTAGTTAGTGGCGCTTATAATCTGACAAATCTTAATTATTAA
- a CDS encoding RagB/SusD family nutrient uptake outer membrane protein: MKIKNIIYKGSLMLASVAILASCADQLDTLPDNRTTLDTPKKIAGLLVTAYPDRTPTLFNEWMSDNTDYMGAQNSQGNRGGDQYFFWQEQTEGGNDSPEQVWMLYYEGVYKANEALAAIEDQGGPKNDILRNSKGEALLIRAYDHFILANEFCRPYNGKTSTKDAGLYYATGIADFSAAAEQSNRGTVADVYAKIAADIEAGIPLLNDTYEVPKYHFNKQAAYAFATRFYLYYEKWEKAKEYADKLLGSNPAASLRDYRALQAMPLSKSEQAVKIAEAYCSASADCNLLVQTSISSAGMALAPWLTSKRYTLTNYLSETELFQSNNIWGTSSNLIWKPFTVNSGESNFALLMKLPREFEIRNTTTGSGYLRTLNVDFTMDEALLNRAEAEIMLGQNDAACADMTIWMKNFFNTNVSLTPTSVQTYFKTVPYSYADAAKMVPSFKKHISPRFTIDAEGSVQESLLQCLLNFRRIETVHQGMRWMDIRRYNIEIPRRLIGANGKPSKNLDWLEKDDPRQVVQIPQSIREAGVAGNPAKALVAGAKLVDLSQYKLPVLSAVNQYSAPVSAHSF; encoded by the coding sequence ATGAAAATTAAGAATATCATATATAAGGGCAGCTTGATGCTTGCATCTGTAGCGATACTTGCATCTTGTGCTGACCAATTGGATACGTTGCCAGACAACCGTACGACTTTGGATACACCAAAGAAGATTGCGGGTCTGCTTGTGACAGCCTATCCTGACCGTACACCGACGCTCTTTAACGAGTGGATGTCTGACAATACCGATTACATGGGAGCGCAGAATAGCCAGGGTAATCGTGGTGGTGACCAGTACTTCTTCTGGCAAGAGCAGACAGAAGGTGGTAATGACTCTCCTGAGCAGGTGTGGATGCTTTATTATGAGGGTGTCTATAAGGCTAATGAAGCTTTGGCTGCCATTGAGGATCAGGGCGGTCCAAAGAACGATATACTTCGTAATTCAAAGGGTGAGGCTTTGCTCATTCGTGCCTATGACCACTTTATCCTTGCTAACGAATTCTGCCGTCCTTATAATGGCAAGACCAGTACAAAGGATGCTGGACTCTACTATGCAACAGGAATTGCAGACTTCTCTGCAGCTGCAGAACAGAGTAATCGTGGTACTGTAGCTGATGTCTATGCAAAGATTGCTGCTGATATTGAGGCTGGTATCCCATTGCTTAACGATACATATGAGGTGCCAAAGTATCACTTCAATAAGCAGGCTGCTTATGCTTTTGCAACTCGTTTCTACCTCTATTATGAGAAGTGGGAGAAGGCAAAGGAATATGCTGATAAGCTCTTAGGTAGTAACCCTGCTGCTTCTTTGCGTGACTATAGAGCATTGCAGGCTATGCCACTGAGTAAATCAGAGCAGGCAGTAAAGATTGCTGAGGCTTATTGTAGTGCTTCTGCAGACTGTAACCTCCTTGTTCAGACCAGTATTAGCAGTGCAGGTATGGCTCTTGCGCCATGGTTAACCAGTAAGCGTTATACACTCACTAACTACTTGTCAGAGACAGAGTTGTTCCAGAGTAATAACATCTGGGGCACATCATCAAACCTCATTTGGAAGCCATTTACCGTTAATTCAGGTGAGAGTAACTTCGCTTTATTGATGAAACTTCCACGTGAGTTTGAGATTCGTAATACTACAACAGGCTCTGGTTATCTTCGCACATTGAATGTTGACTTCACGATGGATGAGGCTTTGCTCAACCGTGCAGAGGCTGAAATCATGCTTGGTCAGAATGATGCTGCTTGTGCAGATATGACTATTTGGATGAAGAACTTCTTCAATACCAATGTGAGCCTTACCCCAACAAGTGTACAAACTTACTTCAAGACAGTTCCATATTCATATGCTGATGCTGCTAAGATGGTACCAAGTTTCAAGAAGCACATCAGCCCTCGCTTCACTATCGATGCTGAAGGCTCAGTGCAGGAGTCACTCTTACAGTGCTTGCTGAACTTCCGTCGTATCGAGACAGTACATCAGGGGATGCGTTGGATGGATATCAGACGTTACAATATCGAGATTCCACGTCGTTTGATTGGTGCTAACGGTAAGCCTTCAAAGAACCTTGATTGGTTGGAGAAGGACGACCCTCGTCAGGTAGTACAGATTCCACAGAGTATTCGTGAGGCTGGTGTTGCAGGCAACCCAGCTAAGGCTCTTGTAGCAGGTGCGAAGCTCGTTGACCTTTCTCAGTACAAATTACCAGTACTTTCAGCGGTCAATCAGTATTCTGCCCCAGTAAGTGCACACTCTTTTTAA